From a single Nematostella vectensis chromosome 3, jaNemVect1.1, whole genome shotgun sequence genomic region:
- the LOC5509352 gene encoding arf-GAP with coiled-coil, ANK repeat and PH domain-containing protein 2 isoform X2 has protein sequence MVDSGKAFISSTSLLLSSIHVLTKYFNEDELVQGPLKKFSQTFEELNNFFKTLLDQTQMSISTTLQQFVKNDVKRVKETKKLFDKISDELDNALNKHAQLPKTCKQHELEEDRNILTAMQSCFDHISLDYAFQINLLQSRKRIEVLDALSKFMHSHFTYYHQGYDLMNDLERYMKDMSHQLNDLSTQFSCDKKGMEERHTLVQRKDSFEKRCGNLENQESPAGVVIEGYLYKRSSNAFKTWQRRYFTVQNNQLFYQKRQKDEQTVLAEDLRLCIVKTNDEVERRNCFDVVSPTKSWTLQADSDVIRDEWMQTMQASINKAFSVHKEEQESEDESLSSSKRSKSMDSVEKIPPPKSILEAVRSVPGNEVCADCNHNDPKWASINLGVVLCIECSGIHRSLGVHVSKVRSLTLDAWEPEHLKLMSELGNSLINSIYEAKIAGDHKKINHLSNRSDREAWIKSKYIYHRFVSLDSFLRTSDRLNTGIIRNLARMTVYHEQKYSQSMNESAQASLERSDSKVSRILQMTYGLKKPFKGDKKRYSSALEMSSGPHNSLSSDSHEPKSKSNISTFDKKQKSRLRKFSKGRKDDILKAKRHFKKGHKVSEGADAHESYEDSRSSSENVGGREDSGQGPAGPTDEHLAHSSEEPSPQESDPENKVTYEGSEEADDEEESRTWPTKDIPQHSLDSDHEQAGLTVRSRSESTDSVLSDEEVAPSGYLPSNGGNEQTFKDDLEKAISVLKVLHPNRLLYKAAEWNSIPLMVAAFAEGAKANWVNEDDDSKTVLHQSVLGGSLTASEYLLQNGAKINLRDCRGRSALHHAALLGQTGQTCLFLKRGANQHAVDENGEDPLTIALKQTNADIVTLLRIARLNDEMRESEEFSYGSPSDVTFTDVFRDFSNMASMNPDRLKRDFGGAKQTSENPDRQTDI, from the exons ATGGTGGATTCAGGGAAAGCATTCATTTCATCCACAAG CTTATTACTCAGCAGTATCCATGTCCTTACAAAGTACTTTAATGAAGATGAGCTTGTCCAGGGACCCCTCAAGAAGTTCAGCCAGACCTTTGAAGAACTGAACAATTTTTTCAAG ACGTTGTTGGACCAGACACAAATGTCAATCTCCACGACCCTGCAACAGTTTGTTAAAAA TGATGTTAAAAGAGTGAAGGAGACAAAAAAGCTCTTTGACAAGATTAGTGATGAGCTAGATAA TGCATTGAATAAGCATGCTCAACTACCCAAGACCTGCAAGCAGCATGAACTTGAAGAAGACAGAAACATTCTGACTGCGATGCAGTCCTGTTTTGATCATATCTCATTAGACTATGCCTTTCAG ATCAATTTATTGCAATCAAGAAAAagaattgaagtgcttgatgCA CTGTCAAAATTCATGCATTCCCACTTTACGTACTACCACCAAGGCTATGACTTAATGAATGACCTGGAGCGTTACATGAAGGACATGAGTCATCAG CTAAACGACCTGTCCACTCAGTTCAGCTGTGACAAAAAAGGGATGGAGGAAAGACACACGTTAGTACAACGTAAG gattcCTTTGAGAAGAGATGTGGTAATCTGGAAAATCAAGAAAG TCCTGCAGGAGTTGTCATTGAGGGATACCTATACAAAAGAAGTAGCAATGCATTCAAAACTTGGCAAAGACGATATTTCACTGTTCAAAACAACCAGCTCTTCTATCAAAAAAGGCAGAAG GATGAGCAGACTGTACTTGCTGAGGATCTCAGGTTGTGCATAGTGAAAACAAATGATGAGGTTGAGCGGAGGAATTGCTTTGATGTCGTCTCACCAACCAA GTCGTGGACGTTACAGGCCGATTCAGATGTTATACGTGATGAGTGGATGCAGACTATGCAG gccAGTATCAACAAGGCCTTTTCTGTGCACAAGGAAGAGCAAGAGAGTGAA GATGAATCGTTGAGCTCTTCAAAAAGAAGCAAAAGCATGGATTCAGTGGAGAAGATACCACCGcctaaaag CATTCTTGAGGCAGTGCGATCGGTACCTGGGAATGAAGTCTGCGCAGATTGTAACCATAATG ATCCCAAATGGGCAAGCATCAATCTTGGAGTTGTACTGTGTATAGAGTGCTCAGGGATTCACAG GAGCCTAGGTGTACACGTATCTAAAGTGCGGTCCTTGACACTAGATGCTTGGGAACCCGAGCATCTTAAG CTGATGTCTGAGCTAGGGAACAGCCTTATTAACTCCATATATGAAGCAAAGATAGCAGGCGACCATAAAAAGATAAATCATCTAAGCAACAG GAGTGACAGGGAGGCTTGGATAAAGTCCAAGTACATCTATCATCGGTTCGTCTCGCTCGATTCATTTCTACGCACATCAGACCGACTGAATACGGGGATCATTAGAAACTTAGCTCGTATGACAGTTTATCACGAACAGAAATATAGCCAATCAATGAATGAATCAGCTCAAGCGTCCCTTGAAAGATCAGACTCTAAAGTATCGAGAATACTTCAAATGACTTATGGACTAAAAAAGCCATTTAAAGGGGACAAGAAGAGGTATTCCTCTGCGCTAGAAATGTCCTCGGGCCCACACAACAGCCTAAGTAGTGACTCGCATGAACCGAAATCCAAATCTAATATCTCAACTTTTGACAAGAAGCAGAAGTCCAGACTACGAAAATTCTCTAAAGGACGTAAAGATGATATTTTAAAAGCGAAAAGACACTTTAAAAAGGGCCATAAGGTATCTGAAGGAGCTGATGCTCATGAGTCGTACGAGGATTCGCGATCATCATCTGAGAATGTGGGAGGTAGAGAAGACTCTGGGCAAGGCCCAGCGGGACCCACTGATGAACACTTGGCGCACAGTAGCGAGGAGCCAAGTCCTCAGGAGTCAGACCCAGAGAACAAGGTAACATATGAGGGGTCTGAAGAGGCGGATGATGAGGAAGAATCACGGACATGGCCAACTAAGGACATACCCCAGCATTCACTTGACAGTGACCACGAACAAGCAGGCCTTACAGTGAGAAGCAGGTCAGAATCCACAGACTCTGTGCTGAGTGATGAAGAGGTTGCGCCATCTGGGTACCTCCCTAGTAATGGCGGCAATGAGCAGACCTTCAAGGATGATCTGGAAAAGGCGATTTCCGTCTTGAAAGTCCTTCATCCAAATAGG CTACTTTACAAGGCTGCAGAATGGAACAGTATCCCACTTATGGTTGCGGCGTTTGCTGAAG GTGCTAAGGCAAACTGGGTGAATGAAGATGATGACTCCAAGACAGTCCTTCACCAGTCAGTGTTGGGTGGATCTCTCACCGCCAGTGAGTACCTGCTGCAAAATGGTGCCAAGATCAACCTACGCGACTGCCGAGGCCGCAGCGCTCTGCATCACGCTGCGCTACTGGGACAAACAGG GCAGACCTGTTTATTTCTTAAACGTGGGGCTAATCAGCATGCTGTCGATGAAAATGGGGAG GATCCTCTCACAATTGCCTTGAAGCAGACAAATGCGGACATTGTGACCCT
- the LOC5509352 gene encoding arf-GAP with coiled-coil, ANK repeat and PH domain-containing protein 2 isoform X1 produces MDMTGKKIKQAVDFDECLKDSPKFRLQIERGEHDVTTLEAGLEKVIKQCNAMVDSGKAFISSTSLLLSSIHVLTKYFNEDELVQGPLKKFSQTFEELNNFFKTLLDQTQMSISTTLQQFVKNDVKRVKETKKLFDKISDELDNALNKHAQLPKTCKQHELEEDRNILTAMQSCFDHISLDYAFQINLLQSRKRIEVLDALSKFMHSHFTYYHQGYDLMNDLERYMKDMSHQLNDLSTQFSCDKKGMEERHTLVQRKDSFEKRCGNLENQESPAGVVIEGYLYKRSSNAFKTWQRRYFTVQNNQLFYQKRQKDEQTVLAEDLRLCIVKTNDEVERRNCFDVVSPTKSWTLQADSDVIRDEWMQTMQASINKAFSVHKEEQESEDESLSSSKRSKSMDSVEKIPPPKSILEAVRSVPGNEVCADCNHNDPKWASINLGVVLCIECSGIHRSLGVHVSKVRSLTLDAWEPEHLKLMSELGNSLINSIYEAKIAGDHKKINHLSNRSDREAWIKSKYIYHRFVSLDSFLRTSDRLNTGIIRNLARMTVYHEQKYSQSMNESAQASLERSDSKVSRILQMTYGLKKPFKGDKKRYSSALEMSSGPHNSLSSDSHEPKSKSNISTFDKKQKSRLRKFSKGRKDDILKAKRHFKKGHKVSEGADAHESYEDSRSSSENVGGREDSGQGPAGPTDEHLAHSSEEPSPQESDPENKVTYEGSEEADDEEESRTWPTKDIPQHSLDSDHEQAGLTVRSRSESTDSVLSDEEVAPSGYLPSNGGNEQTFKDDLEKAISVLKVLHPNRLLYKAAEWNSIPLMVAAFAEGAKANWVNEDDDSKTVLHQSVLGGSLTASEYLLQNGAKINLRDCRGRSALHHAALLGQTGQTCLFLKRGANQHAVDENGEDPLTIALKQTNADIVTLLRIARLNDEMRESEEFSYGSPSDVTFTDVFRDFSNMASMNPDRLKRDFGGAKQTSENPDRQTDI; encoded by the exons ATGGACATGACGGGCAAAAAGATCAAGCAAGCTGTTGATTTTGATGAGTGTTTGAAGGACTCGCCGAAATTCAG ATTGCAAATCGAGCGTGGTGAACATGATGTGACGACTTTAGAAGCTGGCTTGGAAAAG GTCATCAAACAGTGCAATGCAATGGTGGATTCAGGGAAAGCATTCATTTCATCCACAAG CTTATTACTCAGCAGTATCCATGTCCTTACAAAGTACTTTAATGAAGATGAGCTTGTCCAGGGACCCCTCAAGAAGTTCAGCCAGACCTTTGAAGAACTGAACAATTTTTTCAAG ACGTTGTTGGACCAGACACAAATGTCAATCTCCACGACCCTGCAACAGTTTGTTAAAAA TGATGTTAAAAGAGTGAAGGAGACAAAAAAGCTCTTTGACAAGATTAGTGATGAGCTAGATAA TGCATTGAATAAGCATGCTCAACTACCCAAGACCTGCAAGCAGCATGAACTTGAAGAAGACAGAAACATTCTGACTGCGATGCAGTCCTGTTTTGATCATATCTCATTAGACTATGCCTTTCAG ATCAATTTATTGCAATCAAGAAAAagaattgaagtgcttgatgCA CTGTCAAAATTCATGCATTCCCACTTTACGTACTACCACCAAGGCTATGACTTAATGAATGACCTGGAGCGTTACATGAAGGACATGAGTCATCAG CTAAACGACCTGTCCACTCAGTTCAGCTGTGACAAAAAAGGGATGGAGGAAAGACACACGTTAGTACAACGTAAG gattcCTTTGAGAAGAGATGTGGTAATCTGGAAAATCAAGAAAG TCCTGCAGGAGTTGTCATTGAGGGATACCTATACAAAAGAAGTAGCAATGCATTCAAAACTTGGCAAAGACGATATTTCACTGTTCAAAACAACCAGCTCTTCTATCAAAAAAGGCAGAAG GATGAGCAGACTGTACTTGCTGAGGATCTCAGGTTGTGCATAGTGAAAACAAATGATGAGGTTGAGCGGAGGAATTGCTTTGATGTCGTCTCACCAACCAA GTCGTGGACGTTACAGGCCGATTCAGATGTTATACGTGATGAGTGGATGCAGACTATGCAG gccAGTATCAACAAGGCCTTTTCTGTGCACAAGGAAGAGCAAGAGAGTGAA GATGAATCGTTGAGCTCTTCAAAAAGAAGCAAAAGCATGGATTCAGTGGAGAAGATACCACCGcctaaaag CATTCTTGAGGCAGTGCGATCGGTACCTGGGAATGAAGTCTGCGCAGATTGTAACCATAATG ATCCCAAATGGGCAAGCATCAATCTTGGAGTTGTACTGTGTATAGAGTGCTCAGGGATTCACAG GAGCCTAGGTGTACACGTATCTAAAGTGCGGTCCTTGACACTAGATGCTTGGGAACCCGAGCATCTTAAG CTGATGTCTGAGCTAGGGAACAGCCTTATTAACTCCATATATGAAGCAAAGATAGCAGGCGACCATAAAAAGATAAATCATCTAAGCAACAG GAGTGACAGGGAGGCTTGGATAAAGTCCAAGTACATCTATCATCGGTTCGTCTCGCTCGATTCATTTCTACGCACATCAGACCGACTGAATACGGGGATCATTAGAAACTTAGCTCGTATGACAGTTTATCACGAACAGAAATATAGCCAATCAATGAATGAATCAGCTCAAGCGTCCCTTGAAAGATCAGACTCTAAAGTATCGAGAATACTTCAAATGACTTATGGACTAAAAAAGCCATTTAAAGGGGACAAGAAGAGGTATTCCTCTGCGCTAGAAATGTCCTCGGGCCCACACAACAGCCTAAGTAGTGACTCGCATGAACCGAAATCCAAATCTAATATCTCAACTTTTGACAAGAAGCAGAAGTCCAGACTACGAAAATTCTCTAAAGGACGTAAAGATGATATTTTAAAAGCGAAAAGACACTTTAAAAAGGGCCATAAGGTATCTGAAGGAGCTGATGCTCATGAGTCGTACGAGGATTCGCGATCATCATCTGAGAATGTGGGAGGTAGAGAAGACTCTGGGCAAGGCCCAGCGGGACCCACTGATGAACACTTGGCGCACAGTAGCGAGGAGCCAAGTCCTCAGGAGTCAGACCCAGAGAACAAGGTAACATATGAGGGGTCTGAAGAGGCGGATGATGAGGAAGAATCACGGACATGGCCAACTAAGGACATACCCCAGCATTCACTTGACAGTGACCACGAACAAGCAGGCCTTACAGTGAGAAGCAGGTCAGAATCCACAGACTCTGTGCTGAGTGATGAAGAGGTTGCGCCATCTGGGTACCTCCCTAGTAATGGCGGCAATGAGCAGACCTTCAAGGATGATCTGGAAAAGGCGATTTCCGTCTTGAAAGTCCTTCATCCAAATAGG CTACTTTACAAGGCTGCAGAATGGAACAGTATCCCACTTATGGTTGCGGCGTTTGCTGAAG GTGCTAAGGCAAACTGGGTGAATGAAGATGATGACTCCAAGACAGTCCTTCACCAGTCAGTGTTGGGTGGATCTCTCACCGCCAGTGAGTACCTGCTGCAAAATGGTGCCAAGATCAACCTACGCGACTGCCGAGGCCGCAGCGCTCTGCATCACGCTGCGCTACTGGGACAAACAGG GCAGACCTGTTTATTTCTTAAACGTGGGGCTAATCAGCATGCTGTCGATGAAAATGGGGAG GATCCTCTCACAATTGCCTTGAAGCAGACAAATGCGGACATTGTGACCCT
- the LOC5509352 gene encoding arf-GAP with coiled-coil, ANK repeat and PH domain-containing protein 2 isoform X4 produces the protein MDMTGKKIKQAVDFDECLKDSPKFRLQIERGEHDVTTLEAGLEKVIKQCNAMVDSGKAFISSTSLLLSSIHVLTKYFNEDELVQGPLKKFSQTFEELNNFFKTLLDQTQMSISTTLQQFVKNDVKRVKETKKLFDKISDELDNALNKHAQLPKTCKQHELEEDRNILTAMQSCFDHISLDYAFQINLLQSRKRIEVLDALSKFMHSHFTYYHQGYDLMNDLERYMKDMSHQLNDLSTQFSCDKKGMEERHTLVQRKDSFEKRCGNLENQESPAGVVIEGYLYKRSSNAFKTWQRRYFTVQNNQLFYQKRQKDEQTVLAEDLRLCIVKTNDEVERRNCFDVVSPTKSWTLQADSDVIRDEWMQTMQASINKAFSVHKEEQESEDESLSSSKRSKSMDSVEKIPPPKSILEAVRSVPGNEVCADCNHNDPKWASINLGVVLCIECSGIHRSLGVHVSKVRSLTLDAWEPEHLKLMSELGNSLINSIYEAKIAGDHKKINHLSNRSDREAWIKSKYIYHRFVSLDSFLRTSDRLNTGIIRNLARMTVYHEQKYSQSMNESAQASLERSDSKVSRILQMTYGLKKPFKGDKKRYSSALEMSSGPHNSLSSDSHEPKSKSNISTFDKKQKSRLRKFSKGRKDDILKAKRHFKKGHKVSEGADAHESYEDSRSSSENVGGREDSGQGPAGPTDEHLAHSSEEPSPQESDPENKVTYEGSEEADDEEESRTWPTKDIPQHSLDSDHEQAGLTVRSRSESTDSVLSDEEVAPSGYLPSNGGNEQTFKDDLEKAISVLKVLHPNRIPTN, from the exons ATGGACATGACGGGCAAAAAGATCAAGCAAGCTGTTGATTTTGATGAGTGTTTGAAGGACTCGCCGAAATTCAG ATTGCAAATCGAGCGTGGTGAACATGATGTGACGACTTTAGAAGCTGGCTTGGAAAAG GTCATCAAACAGTGCAATGCAATGGTGGATTCAGGGAAAGCATTCATTTCATCCACAAG CTTATTACTCAGCAGTATCCATGTCCTTACAAAGTACTTTAATGAAGATGAGCTTGTCCAGGGACCCCTCAAGAAGTTCAGCCAGACCTTTGAAGAACTGAACAATTTTTTCAAG ACGTTGTTGGACCAGACACAAATGTCAATCTCCACGACCCTGCAACAGTTTGTTAAAAA TGATGTTAAAAGAGTGAAGGAGACAAAAAAGCTCTTTGACAAGATTAGTGATGAGCTAGATAA TGCATTGAATAAGCATGCTCAACTACCCAAGACCTGCAAGCAGCATGAACTTGAAGAAGACAGAAACATTCTGACTGCGATGCAGTCCTGTTTTGATCATATCTCATTAGACTATGCCTTTCAG ATCAATTTATTGCAATCAAGAAAAagaattgaagtgcttgatgCA CTGTCAAAATTCATGCATTCCCACTTTACGTACTACCACCAAGGCTATGACTTAATGAATGACCTGGAGCGTTACATGAAGGACATGAGTCATCAG CTAAACGACCTGTCCACTCAGTTCAGCTGTGACAAAAAAGGGATGGAGGAAAGACACACGTTAGTACAACGTAAG gattcCTTTGAGAAGAGATGTGGTAATCTGGAAAATCAAGAAAG TCCTGCAGGAGTTGTCATTGAGGGATACCTATACAAAAGAAGTAGCAATGCATTCAAAACTTGGCAAAGACGATATTTCACTGTTCAAAACAACCAGCTCTTCTATCAAAAAAGGCAGAAG GATGAGCAGACTGTACTTGCTGAGGATCTCAGGTTGTGCATAGTGAAAACAAATGATGAGGTTGAGCGGAGGAATTGCTTTGATGTCGTCTCACCAACCAA GTCGTGGACGTTACAGGCCGATTCAGATGTTATACGTGATGAGTGGATGCAGACTATGCAG gccAGTATCAACAAGGCCTTTTCTGTGCACAAGGAAGAGCAAGAGAGTGAA GATGAATCGTTGAGCTCTTCAAAAAGAAGCAAAAGCATGGATTCAGTGGAGAAGATACCACCGcctaaaag CATTCTTGAGGCAGTGCGATCGGTACCTGGGAATGAAGTCTGCGCAGATTGTAACCATAATG ATCCCAAATGGGCAAGCATCAATCTTGGAGTTGTACTGTGTATAGAGTGCTCAGGGATTCACAG GAGCCTAGGTGTACACGTATCTAAAGTGCGGTCCTTGACACTAGATGCTTGGGAACCCGAGCATCTTAAG CTGATGTCTGAGCTAGGGAACAGCCTTATTAACTCCATATATGAAGCAAAGATAGCAGGCGACCATAAAAAGATAAATCATCTAAGCAACAG GAGTGACAGGGAGGCTTGGATAAAGTCCAAGTACATCTATCATCGGTTCGTCTCGCTCGATTCATTTCTACGCACATCAGACCGACTGAATACGGGGATCATTAGAAACTTAGCTCGTATGACAGTTTATCACGAACAGAAATATAGCCAATCAATGAATGAATCAGCTCAAGCGTCCCTTGAAAGATCAGACTCTAAAGTATCGAGAATACTTCAAATGACTTATGGACTAAAAAAGCCATTTAAAGGGGACAAGAAGAGGTATTCCTCTGCGCTAGAAATGTCCTCGGGCCCACACAACAGCCTAAGTAGTGACTCGCATGAACCGAAATCCAAATCTAATATCTCAACTTTTGACAAGAAGCAGAAGTCCAGACTACGAAAATTCTCTAAAGGACGTAAAGATGATATTTTAAAAGCGAAAAGACACTTTAAAAAGGGCCATAAGGTATCTGAAGGAGCTGATGCTCATGAGTCGTACGAGGATTCGCGATCATCATCTGAGAATGTGGGAGGTAGAGAAGACTCTGGGCAAGGCCCAGCGGGACCCACTGATGAACACTTGGCGCACAGTAGCGAGGAGCCAAGTCCTCAGGAGTCAGACCCAGAGAACAAGGTAACATATGAGGGGTCTGAAGAGGCGGATGATGAGGAAGAATCACGGACATGGCCAACTAAGGACATACCCCAGCATTCACTTGACAGTGACCACGAACAAGCAGGCCTTACAGTGAGAAGCAGGTCAGAATCCACAGACTCTGTGCTGAGTGATGAAGAGGTTGCGCCATCTGGGTACCTCCCTAGTAATGGCGGCAATGAGCAGACCTTCAAGGATGATCTGGAAAAGGCGATTTCCGTCTTGAAAGTCCTTCATCCAAATAGG ATTCCAACGAATTAA
- the LOC5509352 gene encoding arf-GAP with coiled-coil, ANK repeat and PH domain-containing protein 2 isoform X3 → MSISTTLQQFVKNDVKRVKETKKLFDKISDELDNALNKHAQLPKTCKQHELEEDRNILTAMQSCFDHISLDYAFQINLLQSRKRIEVLDALSKFMHSHFTYYHQGYDLMNDLERYMKDMSHQLNDLSTQFSCDKKGMEERHTLVQRKDSFEKRCGNLENQESPAGVVIEGYLYKRSSNAFKTWQRRYFTVQNNQLFYQKRQKDEQTVLAEDLRLCIVKTNDEVERRNCFDVVSPTKSWTLQADSDVIRDEWMQTMQASINKAFSVHKEEQESEDESLSSSKRSKSMDSVEKIPPPKSILEAVRSVPGNEVCADCNHNDPKWASINLGVVLCIECSGIHRSLGVHVSKVRSLTLDAWEPEHLKLMSELGNSLINSIYEAKIAGDHKKINHLSNRSDREAWIKSKYIYHRFVSLDSFLRTSDRLNTGIIRNLARMTVYHEQKYSQSMNESAQASLERSDSKVSRILQMTYGLKKPFKGDKKRYSSALEMSSGPHNSLSSDSHEPKSKSNISTFDKKQKSRLRKFSKGRKDDILKAKRHFKKGHKVSEGADAHESYEDSRSSSENVGGREDSGQGPAGPTDEHLAHSSEEPSPQESDPENKVTYEGSEEADDEEESRTWPTKDIPQHSLDSDHEQAGLTVRSRSESTDSVLSDEEVAPSGYLPSNGGNEQTFKDDLEKAISVLKVLHPNRLLYKAAEWNSIPLMVAAFAEGAKANWVNEDDDSKTVLHQSVLGGSLTASEYLLQNGAKINLRDCRGRSALHHAALLGQTGQTCLFLKRGANQHAVDENGEDPLTIALKQTNADIVTLLRIARLNDEMRESEEFSYGSPSDVTFTDVFRDFSNMASMNPDRLKRDFGGAKQTSENPDRQTDI, encoded by the exons ATGTCAATCTCCACGACCCTGCAACAGTTTGTTAAAAA TGATGTTAAAAGAGTGAAGGAGACAAAAAAGCTCTTTGACAAGATTAGTGATGAGCTAGATAA TGCATTGAATAAGCATGCTCAACTACCCAAGACCTGCAAGCAGCATGAACTTGAAGAAGACAGAAACATTCTGACTGCGATGCAGTCCTGTTTTGATCATATCTCATTAGACTATGCCTTTCAG ATCAATTTATTGCAATCAAGAAAAagaattgaagtgcttgatgCA CTGTCAAAATTCATGCATTCCCACTTTACGTACTACCACCAAGGCTATGACTTAATGAATGACCTGGAGCGTTACATGAAGGACATGAGTCATCAG CTAAACGACCTGTCCACTCAGTTCAGCTGTGACAAAAAAGGGATGGAGGAAAGACACACGTTAGTACAACGTAAG gattcCTTTGAGAAGAGATGTGGTAATCTGGAAAATCAAGAAAG TCCTGCAGGAGTTGTCATTGAGGGATACCTATACAAAAGAAGTAGCAATGCATTCAAAACTTGGCAAAGACGATATTTCACTGTTCAAAACAACCAGCTCTTCTATCAAAAAAGGCAGAAG GATGAGCAGACTGTACTTGCTGAGGATCTCAGGTTGTGCATAGTGAAAACAAATGATGAGGTTGAGCGGAGGAATTGCTTTGATGTCGTCTCACCAACCAA GTCGTGGACGTTACAGGCCGATTCAGATGTTATACGTGATGAGTGGATGCAGACTATGCAG gccAGTATCAACAAGGCCTTTTCTGTGCACAAGGAAGAGCAAGAGAGTGAA GATGAATCGTTGAGCTCTTCAAAAAGAAGCAAAAGCATGGATTCAGTGGAGAAGATACCACCGcctaaaag CATTCTTGAGGCAGTGCGATCGGTACCTGGGAATGAAGTCTGCGCAGATTGTAACCATAATG ATCCCAAATGGGCAAGCATCAATCTTGGAGTTGTACTGTGTATAGAGTGCTCAGGGATTCACAG GAGCCTAGGTGTACACGTATCTAAAGTGCGGTCCTTGACACTAGATGCTTGGGAACCCGAGCATCTTAAG CTGATGTCTGAGCTAGGGAACAGCCTTATTAACTCCATATATGAAGCAAAGATAGCAGGCGACCATAAAAAGATAAATCATCTAAGCAACAG GAGTGACAGGGAGGCTTGGATAAAGTCCAAGTACATCTATCATCGGTTCGTCTCGCTCGATTCATTTCTACGCACATCAGACCGACTGAATACGGGGATCATTAGAAACTTAGCTCGTATGACAGTTTATCACGAACAGAAATATAGCCAATCAATGAATGAATCAGCTCAAGCGTCCCTTGAAAGATCAGACTCTAAAGTATCGAGAATACTTCAAATGACTTATGGACTAAAAAAGCCATTTAAAGGGGACAAGAAGAGGTATTCCTCTGCGCTAGAAATGTCCTCGGGCCCACACAACAGCCTAAGTAGTGACTCGCATGAACCGAAATCCAAATCTAATATCTCAACTTTTGACAAGAAGCAGAAGTCCAGACTACGAAAATTCTCTAAAGGACGTAAAGATGATATTTTAAAAGCGAAAAGACACTTTAAAAAGGGCCATAAGGTATCTGAAGGAGCTGATGCTCATGAGTCGTACGAGGATTCGCGATCATCATCTGAGAATGTGGGAGGTAGAGAAGACTCTGGGCAAGGCCCAGCGGGACCCACTGATGAACACTTGGCGCACAGTAGCGAGGAGCCAAGTCCTCAGGAGTCAGACCCAGAGAACAAGGTAACATATGAGGGGTCTGAAGAGGCGGATGATGAGGAAGAATCACGGACATGGCCAACTAAGGACATACCCCAGCATTCACTTGACAGTGACCACGAACAAGCAGGCCTTACAGTGAGAAGCAGGTCAGAATCCACAGACTCTGTGCTGAGTGATGAAGAGGTTGCGCCATCTGGGTACCTCCCTAGTAATGGCGGCAATGAGCAGACCTTCAAGGATGATCTGGAAAAGGCGATTTCCGTCTTGAAAGTCCTTCATCCAAATAGG CTACTTTACAAGGCTGCAGAATGGAACAGTATCCCACTTATGGTTGCGGCGTTTGCTGAAG GTGCTAAGGCAAACTGGGTGAATGAAGATGATGACTCCAAGACAGTCCTTCACCAGTCAGTGTTGGGTGGATCTCTCACCGCCAGTGAGTACCTGCTGCAAAATGGTGCCAAGATCAACCTACGCGACTGCCGAGGCCGCAGCGCTCTGCATCACGCTGCGCTACTGGGACAAACAGG GCAGACCTGTTTATTTCTTAAACGTGGGGCTAATCAGCATGCTGTCGATGAAAATGGGGAG GATCCTCTCACAATTGCCTTGAAGCAGACAAATGCGGACATTGTGACCCT